From Rudanella lutea DSM 19387, a single genomic window includes:
- a CDS encoding glycosyltransferase family 4 protein, translated as MNLDLLLAYLQNKFRDELFTIGLYQSVLSFLVACFVAIISIPVVIKISELKGLMEKTGERRAHTTPTPTFGGIAIFAAVLISYFLWPSIDQTDIYRTNLSIVGMTILFFVGIKDDLVGVDPNKKIFFQVLPALILIFFGDLKVDYLYGIMGFHHIAEIVSVLLTCFIFIAVTNAINLIDGIDGLAAGIATIASATFGAWFLLTNHFAMACMAFTLAGALVGFLRFNFSKTSKIFMGDTGSLILGFMLSFFAVRFVNLNTSFRFDPTAFFNAPIIAVVVLIIPIFDTLRVFTVRILAGKSPFSADRNHMHHILLDNGMSHMGATATLCGISLLNTVLFFVLHRNITNTESVLILCGLFALYMMASFLLKMRALVITTHPRRRRAVMRRAIQNAFEGRNTRKLIDYL; from the coding sequence ATGAACCTCGACCTACTACTGGCTTATTTGCAAAATAAGTTTCGCGATGAACTCTTTACGATTGGGCTTTACCAATCCGTATTGTCGTTTCTCGTGGCTTGTTTTGTGGCTATCATATCGATTCCGGTCGTTATCAAAATATCGGAATTAAAAGGGCTTATGGAGAAAACGGGCGAGCGTCGGGCTCATACCACACCCACGCCCACGTTTGGCGGGATCGCGATTTTTGCCGCTGTCCTGATCAGCTATTTCCTCTGGCCGAGCATTGACCAGACCGACATTTATCGTACCAATCTTTCCATCGTCGGGATGACTATCCTCTTTTTCGTCGGTATCAAAGACGATCTGGTGGGTGTTGATCCGAATAAAAAGATATTCTTCCAGGTACTTCCTGCGCTTATTCTCATTTTCTTCGGCGATCTGAAAGTAGATTACCTCTACGGGATCATGGGCTTTCACCACATAGCCGAGATCGTGAGTGTGCTACTCACCTGTTTCATCTTTATTGCGGTGACCAATGCCATAAACCTCATCGACGGAATCGACGGGCTTGCGGCTGGTATTGCCACTATTGCAAGTGCCACCTTCGGGGCCTGGTTTCTGCTCACTAATCACTTTGCCATGGCCTGCATGGCGTTTACGCTCGCGGGGGCGTTGGTAGGCTTTTTGCGGTTCAACTTCTCCAAGACCAGCAAGATCTTCATGGGCGATACCGGCTCGCTTATTCTTGGGTTTATGTTGTCGTTTTTTGCGGTTCGGTTTGTTAACCTGAATACTTCGTTCCGGTTTGACCCGACGGCTTTTTTCAACGCACCGATCATTGCCGTAGTAGTTTTGATCATCCCTATTTTTGATACGTTGCGGGTGTTTACCGTTCGGATTCTGGCGGGTAAGTCGCCCTTCTCGGCCGACCGGAATCACATGCACCATATTCTGCTCGACAACGGTATGTCGCATATGGGGGCTACCGCAACGCTCTGTGGTATCTCGCTGCTGAATACGGTGTTGTTCTTTGTGCTCCACCGCAACATTACCAACACGGAGTCCGTACTGATTCTGTGTGGTTTGTTTGCCTTGTACATGATGGCGAGCTTCCTGCTCAAGATGCGTGCCCTTGTGATCACCACGCATCCTCGCCGTCGCCGGGCGGTCATGCGTCGGGCCATTCAGAATGCATTTGAGGGCCGAAACACGCGTAAGCTGATCGATTATCTCTAA
- a CDS encoding glycosyltransferase family 2 protein → MKVSIITVVYNGVSTVRDCLESVLGQSYPDIEYIVVDGGSTDGTVELIREYGTRISRFVTEPDKGLYDAMNKGISMATGDVIGFLNSDDLYRHTEVVKHVVERFKQTGSDAVYSDMVYVDRYDISKVKRYWKAGSYRPGDFLWGWMPGHLSFFARKSVYDAYGHFRLDLRSAADYELMLRFIHKHNISLSYLPETTVIMREGGVSNANLKNRVRANQEDRMAWEMNELKPYFFTLTLKPLRKIVQLFQRERPSVS, encoded by the coding sequence GTGAAAGTAAGCATCATAACCGTAGTATATAATGGAGTAAGTACCGTGCGCGATTGTCTGGAATCGGTACTGGGGCAATCGTACCCCGATATTGAGTACATAGTAGTGGACGGTGGCTCAACGGACGGAACGGTTGAGTTGATCCGGGAGTACGGCACGCGAATCAGCCGGTTTGTGACCGAGCCCGACAAAGGCCTCTACGATGCCATGAACAAAGGAATTAGTATGGCCACGGGCGATGTAATCGGGTTTCTGAACTCCGACGATCTGTACCGGCATACTGAAGTCGTGAAGCACGTGGTGGAACGGTTTAAGCAAACCGGCTCTGATGCCGTGTACAGCGATATGGTTTACGTAGACCGGTACGACATCAGTAAGGTGAAGCGGTACTGGAAAGCGGGCAGCTACCGGCCCGGCGACTTTTTGTGGGGTTGGATGCCGGGGCACCTGTCGTTTTTTGCGCGCAAATCGGTGTACGATGCATACGGCCATTTTCGGCTCGATTTGCGGAGTGCGGCCGATTATGAGCTGATGCTGCGGTTTATTCACAAGCACAACATCAGCTTGTCGTACCTGCCAGAAACCACCGTGATTATGCGTGAAGGCGGGGTGAGTAATGCGAATCTGAAAAATCGGGTACGGGCCAATCAGGAAGACCGGATGGCCTGGGAGATGAATGAGCTCAAGCCGTATTTTTTCACGCTGACACTCAAACCCCTCCGAAAAATTGTTCAACTGTTTCAACGGGAACGTCCTTCTGTAAGCTAA
- a CDS encoding WcaF family extracellular polysaccharide biosynthesis acetyltransferase, giving the protein MEKTFEPVSANPSGTTDLSRFDNSWYNPGPRLKVIGWFIVNSLVLNNHLPIPVAFKRWVLRLFGARIGVGVMIKPAVNIKYPWLLTVGDHVWIGEYVWIDNLSPVSIGNHACLSQGALLLTGNHDYRLPTFDLTTKPIRLEDGVWVGAKSVVCPGVTCRSHSVLAVGSVATRDLEAYGIYQGNPAIWVRKRIIST; this is encoded by the coding sequence ATGGAAAAGACCTTCGAGCCGGTGTCCGCTAATCCGTCGGGAACCACCGACCTGTCGCGGTTCGACAATAGCTGGTACAATCCGGGGCCACGTCTGAAAGTAATTGGCTGGTTTATTGTCAACTCGCTGGTATTGAATAATCATCTGCCTATTCCGGTCGCTTTTAAGCGCTGGGTATTACGCCTGTTTGGGGCGCGTATTGGGGTGGGCGTTATGATTAAGCCGGCTGTGAATATTAAATATCCGTGGTTACTAACCGTGGGCGATCACGTCTGGATAGGTGAGTACGTCTGGATTGACAACTTGTCGCCGGTAAGCATCGGCAACCACGCCTGCCTGTCGCAGGGGGCGTTGCTGCTGACGGGTAATCACGATTATCGGCTCCCGACGTTTGATCTCACCACGAAGCCCATTCGGCTCGAAGACGGGGTCTGGGTTGGTGCCAAATCGGTGGTTTGCCCCGGTGTCACCTGCCGCTCGCACTCGGTACTGGCGGTGGGGTCAGTAGCTACCCGCGATCTGGAGGCATACGGTATTTATCAGGGAAACCCGGCAATTTGGGTTCGCAAACGAATTATCTCAACGTGA
- a CDS encoding glycosyltransferase family 2 protein produces the protein MLDLSVIILTHNEEKHIGRCLESLRPMTDKVFIVDSFSTDRTVEIARAMGAVVVQNPWVTYATQFNYGIQHTPFQTAWLMRMDADEYILPELAEEITHRLPALAAQVGGVYVKRRVMFMDRWIRHGGYYPIWLLRLWRRNQGICEQTWMDEHIKLSPINGAPAQTVQFANDLVDHNLNNLTWWTQKHNQYAIREVIDLLNIRHNFEQAERVTPSLTGSQEQRKRYLKERYASLPLFTRPILYFLYRYFVRFGFLDGRRGFVWHFLQGLWYRFLVDAKMLEVYRRAGNDREAIIDFFKTEYGKDLRAGVR, from the coding sequence ATGCTTGATTTGTCCGTCATAATTTTAACCCATAACGAGGAAAAACACATCGGGCGTTGCCTGGAGAGTCTGCGGCCGATGACGGACAAAGTGTTTATCGTCGATTCGTTCTCGACCGACCGAACGGTCGAAATTGCGCGCGCTATGGGAGCCGTGGTTGTCCAAAACCCGTGGGTAACCTATGCCACTCAGTTCAATTACGGGATTCAGCACACGCCGTTCCAAACGGCCTGGCTCATGCGGATGGATGCCGATGAGTATATACTGCCCGAACTGGCCGAAGAAATCACTCACCGTCTGCCGGCACTGGCGGCTCAGGTGGGCGGGGTGTACGTAAAGCGCCGGGTTATGTTTATGGACCGCTGGATTCGGCACGGCGGTTACTACCCGATCTGGCTGTTGCGGTTGTGGCGTCGGAATCAGGGTATCTGCGAGCAGACCTGGATGGACGAGCATATCAAGCTGAGCCCGATCAACGGTGCCCCGGCCCAAACCGTGCAGTTTGCCAACGATCTGGTGGATCATAACCTGAATAACCTGACCTGGTGGACGCAGAAGCACAATCAGTATGCTATTCGGGAGGTGATCGATTTGCTCAACATCCGGCATAACTTCGAACAGGCCGAGCGGGTTACGCCCAGCCTGACGGGGTCGCAGGAGCAGCGGAAGCGGTACCTCAAAGAACGGTACGCATCGTTACCCCTGTTTACCCGCCCGATTCTGTACTTTTTGTACCGGTATTTTGTCCGGTTTGGTTTTCTCGACGGCCGACGGGGCTTTGTCTGGCATTTTTTGCAGGGGCTTTGGTATCGGTTTCTGGTAGACGCCAAAATGCTGGAAGTTTACCGCCGGGCAGGCAACGACCGGGAGGCTATCATCGACTTTTTCAAAACGGAATATGGAAAAGACCTTCGAGCCGGTGTCCGCTAA
- a CDS encoding methionyl-tRNA formyltransferase, producing MRLLLLTQDDPFYLARNIDYLMKHLPPYAEVVATVVFDVSPFGKRETFADKMKKTLQIFGLPFFVRYGFKFVASKLDSRNNVRKVLANYGVPLIEIEGNINKDENLARLKAYNPDLLVSIAGNQIFKRKLLDLAPHGCINLHTALLPKYRGLMPSFWVLKNGETHTGVSVFFVDEGIDSGPIIVQKPLAIGNMSQEELIRVTKKMGMDAIVESVQKIHDGTVELMENDASQMTYFTFPTRDDVKAFQAAGKRFY from the coding sequence ATGCGTCTACTCTTACTCACTCAGGACGACCCATTTTATCTGGCTCGTAACATCGACTACCTCATGAAGCACCTGCCTCCTTACGCCGAGGTAGTGGCTACGGTTGTGTTCGACGTGTCGCCGTTTGGCAAGCGCGAAACGTTTGCCGACAAGATGAAAAAAACGCTTCAGATCTTCGGGCTTCCTTTCTTTGTGCGTTACGGATTCAAGTTTGTAGCGTCGAAACTGGATAGTCGCAACAACGTTCGGAAGGTGCTTGCCAACTATGGCGTACCGCTGATTGAGATTGAGGGAAACATCAACAAAGACGAAAACCTGGCCCGGCTGAAAGCCTACAACCCGGACCTGCTCGTGTCCATTGCCGGCAATCAGATTTTCAAGCGTAAATTGCTCGATCTGGCTCCGCACGGCTGCATCAACCTGCACACGGCCCTATTGCCCAAATACCGCGGCCTGATGCCTTCGTTCTGGGTACTGAAAAACGGTGAAACCCACACGGGCGTGTCGGTATTTTTTGTGGATGAAGGCATTGATTCAGGCCCGATTATTGTACAGAAACCATTGGCAATCGGCAACATGTCGCAGGAGGAGTTGATCCGCGTGACGAAGAAAATGGGCATGGATGCTATTGTCGAATCGGTACAGAAAATTCACGATGGCACCGTTGAACTCATGGAGAATGATGCTTCGCAGATGACGTATTTCACCTTTCCGACCCGGGACGATGTAAAAGCGTTTCAGGCCGCTGGCAAACGGTTTTATTGA
- a CDS encoding polysaccharide deacetylase family protein: MNILTFDIEEWFHLLDHKSTRTATEWSRYESRIHANMDRIFQLLADTNCRATFFCLGWVADQHPDVIRRIDAAGYEIATHSYAHQLAYEQTETEFRDDLERSIKALQDVTGKPIRAYRAPGFSIKFLNRWVFPILVENGIEIDCSVFSARRAHGGDTAFGISQPAIIDVDGYPLKEFPINTVPLLGQDMIFSGGGYFRLLPYPMIQRFTRQSPYVMTYFHPRDFDPAQPMIEDLSLTRKFKSYYGLKGCLPKLKRLLTDFEFIDISEADRRIDWSSAVRKSWELTPTPV, from the coding sequence ATGAATATCCTTACCTTCGACATTGAGGAGTGGTTTCACCTCCTCGACCATAAATCGACCCGGACGGCTACCGAATGGAGCCGCTACGAATCCCGGATTCATGCCAACATGGACCGGATTTTTCAATTGCTCGCCGACACCAACTGCCGGGCTACTTTTTTCTGCCTGGGTTGGGTGGCCGATCAACACCCCGACGTAATTCGGCGAATCGACGCGGCCGGGTACGAAATTGCTACCCACTCGTACGCGCACCAACTCGCTTACGAACAAACCGAGACCGAGTTCCGCGACGATCTGGAACGGTCGATCAAGGCTTTGCAGGACGTAACGGGCAAACCGATTCGGGCGTACCGGGCACCCGGCTTTTCAATCAAGTTTCTGAACCGCTGGGTATTTCCGATTCTGGTCGAGAACGGTATCGAGATTGACTGTTCAGTGTTTTCGGCGCGCCGGGCTCACGGGGGCGACACAGCCTTTGGCATCAGCCAACCGGCCATTATCGACGTTGACGGCTACCCACTCAAAGAGTTTCCCATCAACACGGTGCCTTTGCTGGGGCAGGATATGATTTTTTCGGGAGGGGGCTATTTCCGGCTACTACCCTACCCTATGATTCAGCGGTTTACCCGGCAGTCGCCCTACGTGATGACGTACTTCCATCCGCGCGACTTCGACCCCGCTCAACCGATGATTGAAGACCTCAGCCTGACGCGCAAGTTCAAGTCGTACTACGGGCTAAAAGGATGCCTGCCCAAGCTGAAGCGCCTGCTCACCGACTTCGAATTTATCGACATTTCGGAGGCCGACCGGCGCATCGACTGGTCGTCGGCCGTGCGCAAAAGCTGGGAGCTGACCCCTACCCCGGTCTAA
- a CDS encoding 2'-5' RNA ligase family protein produces MAIHIRRQLTLFVDPKDAETIEQVRQEFNPIQFELIKSHVTLCREDEIENLEEVLSNLHSLTMEEIVIEFGKPTRFDNGRGIFLPAILENARFQELRRQILIGLNDNPRKQEAHITLMHPRNSTCTDAIARQIESLSLPNQLRFERISLIEQEDGGQWKILQEFELRKRILKPI; encoded by the coding sequence GTGGCTATACATATTCGTAGACAACTGACTTTATTTGTTGACCCAAAAGACGCTGAAACTATTGAACAAGTAAGACAAGAGTTTAACCCTATACAATTTGAGTTGATAAAATCTCACGTTACTCTATGTAGAGAGGACGAAATTGAAAATCTTGAGGAAGTACTATCAAACCTACATTCTTTGACAATGGAAGAAATTGTTATTGAATTCGGGAAACCAACAAGGTTTGATAATGGACGAGGGATTTTTCTTCCTGCAATACTGGAGAATGCACGTTTTCAAGAGTTACGTAGACAAATTTTAATTGGACTGAACGACAATCCAAGAAAGCAGGAAGCTCACATTACCTTAATGCATCCAAGAAACTCAACTTGTACAGACGCCATAGCTCGTCAGATTGAAAGCTTAAGTTTACCAAATCAATTAAGATTTGAACGAATAAGCCTGATAGAACAAGAAGACGGCGGACAATGGAAGATTTTGCAAGAGTTTGAGCTTAGGAAAAGGATATTGAAACCAATTTGA
- a CDS encoding Crp/Fnr family transcriptional regulator, producing MKNILFDFISKYVSLTDDEKNALLDLDIFRSVKKGTTLLQEGQKSKDSYFVLKGCIRTYYLIDGEEKTTAFYTEMEVLTPPCVISKTPSDYYVSCVEDTILTVSNSDIEAETNRKFPKFDTMCRVLSEELLAKQRIDFDAFKTSSPEQRYLNLIQKRPDLIQRVPQHQLASYLGIKPQSLSRLRARILEKKN from the coding sequence ATGAAAAATATACTGTTTGACTTTATTTCAAAATACGTTTCCCTGACCGACGACGAGAAGAACGCATTACTCGACTTAGACATATTCCGCTCGGTGAAAAAAGGGACGACGTTACTCCAGGAAGGCCAAAAATCGAAGGACAGCTACTTTGTCTTAAAAGGCTGTATACGAACGTATTACCTGATAGACGGAGAAGAAAAAACAACCGCTTTCTACACAGAAATGGAAGTATTGACACCTCCTTGCGTGATTAGCAAAACGCCATCCGACTATTACGTGAGTTGTGTTGAAGATACTATTCTCACCGTTTCGAATTCGGATATAGAAGCAGAGACCAACCGGAAATTTCCCAAGTTTGACACGATGTGCCGAGTATTATCCGAAGAACTTTTAGCTAAACAACGAATCGACTTTGACGCGTTTAAGACTTCTTCTCCTGAACAACGATACCTGAACTTAATCCAAAAAAGACCTGACCTAATTCAGCGGGTTCCGCAACATCAGTTAGCCAGTTATTTGGGCATAAAACCACAATCATTAAGCAGACTTAGAGCCCGAATTCTGGAGAAAAAGAACTAA
- a CDS encoding tyrosine-type recombinase/integrase — protein MRATTTLLFLSTATINFRTKPTYTHLLKNGTGIKFIQDLLGHNDIKTTLRYTQVSEKNLKNIKSPLDRL, from the coding sequence ATGAGAGCGACAACCACACTACTATTTCTATCCACTGCGACAATAAACTTTCGCACAAAGCCGACATACACCCATTTGCTCAAAAACGGCACCGGTATTAAGTTCATTCAGGATCTACTGGGCCACAATGACATCAAGACTACGTTACGCTACACGCAGGTCAGCGAGAAAAATTTGAAGAATATCAAAAGTCCGTTAGACAGGCTTTGA
- a CDS encoding DUF6843 domain-containing protein: MKQTVFYIGLTLIAISFIACVVSFYLLVLGLPTFLVGVILIFLSKQNIKTKLLTTLIPLILYVPSTFLFLYAYNYSTPKTILIPNNFEGNLRVVYEENCGRNYDKTDGVKTLTFPDNGILILNEDFDRHVNYNYYLVDELGNRTKISQILDFKDRIQKRPCVLVGGSGTIGQTIEANSTNPEEKDITYSDFYIYNKDTVDKNDFKSKQKFDSLTTAIVNQCRQK; this comes from the coding sequence TTGAAACAAACAGTATTTTATATCGGACTGACTTTAATTGCCATTAGCTTCATTGCTTGTGTTGTAAGTTTCTATCTTTTAGTTTTAGGATTACCAACATTCTTAGTTGGAGTAATATTGATTTTTCTTTCAAAGCAGAATATTAAGACAAAATTGCTTACGACATTGATTCCATTAATTTTATACGTTCCATCAACTTTTTTATTTCTGTATGCTTACAATTATTCGACACCAAAGACAATCTTAATTCCAAATAACTTTGAAGGAAATTTACGAGTTGTATATGAAGAAAATTGTGGGCGTAATTATGATAAAACAGACGGTGTAAAAACATTGACTTTCCCTGACAATGGAATATTGATTCTAAACGAAGACTTCGACAGACACGTTAATTACAATTATTATTTAGTTGACGAATTAGGCAACAGAACTAAAATATCACAAATACTTGACTTTAAAGACAGAATTCAAAAACGACCTTGTGTTTTAGTTGGTGGTTCGGGGACAATTGGTCAGACAATAGAAGCCAACTCAACGAATCCCGAAGAAAAGGACATAACCTATTCAGACTTTTATATTTACAACAAAGACACCGTTGACAAAAATGACTTTAAGAGCAAACAAAAATTTGACTCATTGACAACAGCAATTGTAAACCAATGCAGACAAAAATAA
- a CDS encoding DUF2971 domain-containing protein — protein MFKFYTIPSEDIIDKLIGEEATIKLSSAFNLNDPYELKFNLDIDPLAEGHEKEYYKNNPGSSVQDFEDWKKHATEHDGYTWYAEQQQRNSVAQTIALCSFTDKNDNNLMWSHYTNNHKGICIEYKPELFEYLKTQKGYLVFWKVNYSDEPPIVKGLDDVNQKVEKLMFNKQSEWKYESEHRIVFLSDKDTEFIPIERKFIKAIYIGSRADTDIDKKILSVCNNTDIEVYYGITLGKTYKVHFEKYKNGTIYSRAFWR, from the coding sequence ATGTTCAAATTCTATACAATACCATCGGAAGACATAATAGATAAACTTATCGGAGAAGAAGCTACAATTAAGCTGTCTTCTGCGTTTAATCTTAATGACCCTTATGAACTTAAATTTAACTTGGACATAGACCCTTTAGCAGAGGGACACGAAAAAGAATACTATAAAAACAACCCAGGTTCTTCTGTTCAAGATTTTGAAGATTGGAAAAAACATGCAACAGAACACGATGGTTATACTTGGTACGCAGAACAACAGCAAAGAAATTCTGTTGCCCAGACGATTGCTTTATGTTCATTTACGGACAAAAATGACAATAACTTAATGTGGTCACATTACACCAACAACCACAAAGGGATTTGCATTGAATATAAACCTGAACTATTTGAATACTTAAAAACTCAAAAAGGTTACCTTGTCTTTTGGAAAGTAAACTATTCTGACGAGCCACCAATAGTTAAAGGGCTTGACGACGTTAATCAGAAAGTTGAAAAGCTTATGTTTAACAAACAATCGGAATGGAAATATGAAAGTGAGCACCGAATTGTTTTCTTAAGCGACAAGGACACTGAGTTTATACCAATAGAAAGAAAATTTATTAAAGCTATTTATATTGGTTCACGAGCTGACACAGATATCGACAAAAAAATATTATCTGTATGTAATAATACTGACATTGAAGTTTACTACGGAATAACTCTTGGAAAAACATATAAAGTTCATTTCGAAAAATATAAAAATGGGACGATTTATTCCAGAGCATTTTGGAGATAA